The following nucleotide sequence is from Melioribacteraceae bacterium.
TTTTACGTTTTCATCAAAGGATGCACACTCATCAAATGCGGTAAGCATATTTTTGTATGCTTGATTTCTATCTTCATCTTGACCGACAATCCCTCTGACCAATCCGATTATTACAACGGCATCAAAATTTTTAGAAAAAGTAATTTGGTCTTTAATTCTCTCAATTGCTTTTCGTCTTATCCTAGGATCACCGTGAGTAAACGACAAACCTTCCTCACCAAAAGCCTGACCGGTTCCAACTGCAGGAACCGGCAGGTTGTTCTCTTCTAATATTGATTTTACGTATTCGACATCTACTTCATTTGGATTGCGTACTGCCAATTCAACTCCATCGTAACCGAGTTTTTTAATTTGTTTAATATTCTCTTCAATATTACCTTTATATGCCAGGGCAGAAAAAGAAGCTGGCTGAGTTGAAAGGACAATACTTAATTTCATTTTACAATCCCATTTTATTAATTGAATAAATCGGTCGCCAACCTTCGGTAAACGGTTCTTTCATATAAGGTTCCATTTCTTTTGTTGTGCGCATTGTTGTGTTCTCGATTGGCGGAACCTTACCTGATGGGAATGCTTCATGTATTTCGTTGTGTACTAATGTTAAGTAAGATAGAATTGCAGCAATGGTTCTTTTAGCTTTTTGCGCTGTGCCTATAGTTGGTCTGCCTACAACACCTTCCGGAATTGAACCTAGCTCTGTAGGGAAATGTCCTTGTCCTTCAGACCATCGTGACGGTCTTGCAAATGGGTCAACTGCTTTATCAAAGTGACCGTCAGGTAAATAAGCCGGTACTTCAGTTTCTTCGGCGTAATTCATTTCAACAAGTTCATTAGCTAATAACAGAAGTACAGATGTTTCAGCTTCGTCGGCATGAACAAAGTTATCATCCCAATCTCCGCCTCTATCTTTTGTTCGGAAGAATTCTCTTACAGAACGGTGCCAATCGAGTGTTCTAAAAATTCCTGGTAGATTCCATGTTTTCTGCAATTCTTGAATTGCAGCTTCAAGCAGCCAAGAGTGACCGTGATTATTTACCAGAATAATTTTTCTGAATCCGTCGTTCCAGAAACCAACCATTACATCAATTAAAATTTTCTTTACAACTTCATCTTCAAGATGTATTGTTCCGGGCATTCCAACGTGATGATGGGGATGACCGCCGAAGTTGAGCGGAGTCCACGTTAAATTACAAGGTGAGCCTTTTTTCGCTGTGTATCGTCGAACGCCTTCTAATATTTGTGTTACCATTAACGTATCTAGAGCTGTTACAGTATGTAATCCGTGCAGCTCGGTACAACCGATTGGAATAAATAGAACATCATTTTTCTTTCTGTTTTCAACAACGTCTTTACGAATTGTTGTTTGAATATAACTTCCTTTCTTAGCCAATTCGGATGGACTCGGGATTTCATAATCGGCAAGTATTTTGTCGATTTCTTCATCACTCGCATCCCATATTTTTTTCTTTAATCTACCAACACTGGTATCTTCGAAAAGGATATCTCCTCTATCGGCTTTAATCCATTTAGGCATCACAGCCTCCTATATTTATTTTTGGTTAGTCAAAATTTGTTATAGTTATTTTAACATCGTCTCTATCGGTCTGTAATTTTTTCAAATTTTCTTCTACTTCATCCAAAGAAATTTGTTTTGTAATCATCGGTGAAACATCCATACCTGTAGAAATACAGCTAATTAC
It contains:
- the iolO gene encoding 5-keto-L-gluconate epimerase, with product MKLSIVLSTQPASFSALAYKGNIEENIKQIKKLGYDGVELAVRNPNEVDVEYVKSILEENNLPVPAVGTGQAFGEEGLSFTHGDPRIRRKAIERIKDQITFSKNFDAVVIIGLVRGIVGQDEDRNQAYKNMLTAFDECASFDENVKIVIEPINRYETNLLNTVEQTLQFIDELGKPNVGLLLDTFHMNIEEPNIIESMRVAKEKIFHFHVADSNRWHPGAGHINFYEIYETLQRFNYDGFVSAEILPMPNPDAAAANNIKYLKKVFAS
- the iolN gene encoding 3-dehydro-scyllo-inosose hydrolase, producing MPKWIKADRGDILFEDTSVGRLKKKIWDASDEEIDKILADYEIPSPSELAKKGSYIQTTIRKDVVENRKKNDVLFIPIGCTELHGLHTVTALDTLMVTQILEGVRRYTAKKGSPCNLTWTPLNFGGHPHHHVGMPGTIHLEDEVVKKILIDVMVGFWNDGFRKIILVNNHGHSWLLEAAIQELQKTWNLPGIFRTLDWHRSVREFFRTKDRGGDWDDNFVHADEAETSVLLLLANELVEMNYAEETEVPAYLPDGHFDKAVDPFARPSRWSEGQGHFPTELGSIPEGVVGRPTIGTAQKAKRTIAAILSYLTLVHNEIHEAFPSGKVPPIENTTMRTTKEMEPYMKEPFTEGWRPIYSINKMGL